A window of Pyrus communis chromosome 3, drPyrComm1.1, whole genome shotgun sequence genomic DNA:
ACACAATCACCGGTGGGATAGCAACATCATCAGCTCCGGCCAAAACCATTAGCGTCGACGATTTTGGAGCTAAAGGGAATGGTGCTGATGACACACAGGTAAACAACAGATGATGGGCTCATAGGCTTAATAATATTAGAATATTCATATGGTGATGCTAACTATAACAACATTTCTGGTCACATTTCTGTTTTATGAAAGATGTGTCCATAATGTTTGGTACAAATTAATAGTACTATTATTATTTGGACCGAACTCATTATTATTTATTGAGTAAATGTGATACAAATAACAGCACTTAAGTGTTTAATTTGGTTGAACCAAAAGTTTACAGTTTAAGTATGAATataatattgtttaatttttgcttttattttttgcatgtgTTGGTTTAGGCATTTGTGAAGGCATGGAAGGCAGCTTGTTCTTCCAGTGGAGCAATAGTTCTTGTGGTACCACAGAAGAAATATCTTGTTAGGCCAATTGAATTCTCAGGCCCATGCAAATCTCAACTTACAGTGCAGGTAATAATTAATTCGGATAATCTATGTAATTCCGGACTATAAACTTTGAcgattataataattaatattaatattaattgctTAATATTTGGAAAAATTCAGATTTATGGAACCATAGAAGCATCAGAAGACCGATCAATCTACAAAGACATAGACCACTGGCTCATCTTTGACAATGTCCAAAACTTGCTAGTTGTTGGTCCTGGAACCATCAATGGCAGTGGAAACATCTGGTGGAAAAACTCATGCAAAAGAAAACCTCAGGTACGttctaattaaacaaataattagCTCTAACTAATAATAATCCTGTACTAATTACAATCTCTTTCATTGATTTACAGCCCCCTTGCGGTACACACGCCCCCACGGTATACATACGTACTCTAATCTGAATTTGTATGTGCATTTTAATTAACTAAGCACCATTAATTCTGGaactaattaaaatttgtaCATGCAATGTGCAGGCTGTGACCTTCAACAGGTGCAATAACTTGGTGGTGAAGAATCTGAAGATCCAAGACGCACAACAAATGCATGTCAGATTCCAAAACTGCATCAACGTTCAAGCTTCCCGTCTCACGGTAACCGCACCGGAGGATAGCCCTAATACGGACGGAATTCATGTGACAAATACCCAGAACATCACTATCTCGAGCTCGGTTATAGGAACAGGTGCGACAAATAGTTCATGACGCTTTCAAAAgtcatcattttggtctttcGCGTTTGATAAATACATATGATCGATCAAACACATTAAGATACAAAACTAAACCATATTATACAtaaaattaagttaattaacaaTCTAATGGTTTCTAATTTGCATTGTGAAGGTGATGACTGTATTTCTATTGTAAGTGGGTCCGAAAGAGTTCAAGCCACAGACATTACTTGTGGGCCAGGCCATGGAATCAGGTAATTTCCAACCCTAGTCTCCAAATTGTTCGACAAGTCATCCTAAATTCCTCTTGTCAACATATTATTAATGTTTTATATGTCGAGAAAAGTacatgatgattttttatagtgTCAATAACAGCTGATTAGTAAATATACCAATATATATTAACGGCTGTTTTAATTTTGTGATCAGTATTGGTAGCTTGGGAGAAGACGGCTCAAAAGATCATGTTTCAGgagtgtgtgtgaatggagCTAAGCTTTCAGGAACCTCCAATGGACTCCGGATCAAGACGTGGCAGGGAGGCTCAGGCAGTGCAACCAACATTGTTTTCCAGAATGTGCAAATGAACAATGTCACCAACCCCATCATCATCGACCAGAACTACTGTGACCACAAAACCAAAGATTGCAAACAAcaggtaattaattaatttaactaGTTCTTACGCATTTCGTTAATTAGTCCCCGGACAAACCCTAATCACTCCTTGATCGTTTATTTCGTTGTGGCAGAAATCGGCGGTTCAAGTGAAAAATGTGTTATACCAA
This region includes:
- the LOC137728882 gene encoding polygalacturonase; protein product: MALKTQLLWSFVVVFVVSFSTTSCSGSSFQEVNALHSYVDHVDDRVSGYNSRAYPSYMDTIEGLKFMELIRPRTQLSSSRKLNTITGGIATSSAPAKTISVDDFGAKGNGADDTQAFVKAWKAACSSSGAIVLVVPQKKYLVRPIEFSGPCKSQLTVQIYGTIEASEDRSIYKDIDHWLIFDNVQNLLVVGPGTINGSGNIWWKNSCKRKPQPPCGTHAPTAVTFNRCNNLVVKNLKIQDAQQMHVRFQNCINVQASRLTVTAPEDSPNTDGIHVTNTQNITISSSVIGTGDDCISIVSGSERVQATDITCGPGHGISIGSLGEDGSKDHVSGVCVNGAKLSGTSNGLRIKTWQGGSGSATNIVFQNVQMNNVTNPIIIDQNYCDHKTKDCKQQKSAVQVKNVLYQNIRGTSASGDAITLNCSQSVPCRGIALQSVRLQNGRAECNNVQPAYKGVASPRC